The stretch of DNA ATTTTCCTGGATTCTGTGATGACAACAGTGACGTGCTGGAGGTGACGTCTGTGTCTTGCTGGCACAATGTTACGTCGTCTTCTTCAGCACTTACATTGCCTCTAGCCTCTTCCAAGACTATAATGGCTCACCATCTTCCTCCTCACATGATGGGGCATAGTGAAGGAGCCAACCATCGTAGGATCACCACGCTCAAGGATTCTCTTGCAGCCACAAGATGCCGTACCAGCTTATCAAAGATCATATTCGAGCCATTTGTAGGGAAAGTTATCGCCGGTtttattgttttcttgattatctCGAGCGTGGAAGGTGCTGAAGGGTCACATTATAATGCAGCATGGTTGTCAGGAGGGAGCGTGAAGGCTCACCGTGGCagcagtggtgttactgtggtcaGACGTGAAGCTCCAGAAAGCCAAGTGAAGTCTGGGGAAGATGATGATAATTCTGCTCCCAAGCCTTCCAGGTCAATGTCGGCAGCACCCACTGTCAAGGAAATTCAGGGAACCACTGGTGGGGAAGAGACTGAGGAAGTGACAACCCAGAACCATGAAAGCGCAGACGGCCAGGATCAAGTTAGTGAGAAAAACATGGCAAACAGAAGTGATGCAGGTGTGCTCAACACAGAATTTGTTGGATTTGTTTGATTATCGATGTTAATTATGCAAATctgccccctcaaggaaggttccttgatattggtgaggggctcttgatctgtgctctggttccctgaattaagcgctgcttaatcctatgggtttagcgctcccccttgattacaataataatatacaaatcTGTTTTATAGCATTCTGCTCATTGCTGAGAGGGCCTTGGTCTAATAACTAGGCAGGGAGTAACGAATACCTCTATACATCTGCTTGtcttcaatggaaataagtcacatagacttttttgggttatcctaggtaatttacaccatgtataactgtacttgtgtgtacctgtgcctaaataagtgTGTTTTACTTGCAACAGCATTACGTGACTTGTGAGCTGCAGTCTAAGAAGAACCTAAGAAAGTTTATATGGGAAtaggtacacaaatacaattacataaattatcaaacatagaaacatatgtgtagattacctaggataatccaaaaaaaatACCATACTGCTAGGATATGTTGAGTTATACTAGAATAATATCTGTTTTGCAAGGTTTACTTCAGATGTGGCCTACAACCTATGATGAATCCCTCCATTTTGTGGGTTTAATTTTTTTTCCCAATTTAGCATGGAGAGATATAATTACACAATACTGAGTAAGTAATGATAAACTCTGcatgatcagaattttttttttttttattattaacacacttgccaattcccaccaaggcagggtgtcccgaaaaaagaaaaactttcaaggtcattcactccatcactgtcttgccagaagggtgctttacactacatttttaaactgcaacattaacacccttccttcagagtgcagacactgtacttcccatctccaggactcaagtccggcctaccggtttccctgaattccttcataaatgttactttgctaacactccaacagcacatcaagtattaaaaaccacttgtctccattcactcctatcaacacgctcacacatgcccgctggaagtccaagcccctcgcacacaaaacctcctttatcccctccctccaacctttcctaggccgacccctaccccgccttccttccactacagactgatacactcttgaagtcattctgtttcgctccattctctgtacatgttcgaaccacctcaacaaaccttcttcagccctctggacaacagttttggcaatcccgcaactcctcctaacttccaaactaacatatgaattctctgcattatattcacaccacacctttccctcagacatgacatctccactgcctccagccttctcctcgctgcaacattcatcacccatgcttcacacccatataagagcgttggtaaaactatactctcatacattcccctctttgcttccaaggacaaagttctttgtctccacagactcctaagtgcaccactcacccttttcccctcatcagttctatgattcacctcatctttcatagacccatctgctgacatgtccactcccaaatatctgaatacattcacctcctccatacgctGTCCCTCCAATCtcttatccaatctttcatcacctgatctttttgttatcctcataaccttactctttcctgtattcacttttaattttcttcttttacataccctaccaaattcatccaccagcctctgcaacttctcttcagaatctcccaagagcacagtgtcatcagcaaagagcaactgtgacaactcccactttatgtgtgattctttatcttttaactccacgcctcttgccaagaccctcgcatttacttctcttacaaccccatctataaatatattgaacaaccatggtgacatcacacattcttgtctaaggcctacttttactgggaaataatctccctctttcctacatactctaacttgagcctcactatcctcgtaaaagctcttcactgctttcagtagcctacctcctataccatacgcctgcaacatctggcacattgcccctctatccaccctgttatacaccttttccaaatccataaatgccacaaaaacctctttagccttatctaaatactgttcccttatatgtttcactgtaaacacctggtccacacaccccctacatttcctaaagcctccttgttcatctgctatcctattctccgtcttactcttaattctttcaataataactctgccatacactttaccagacttatccccctataatttttgcactctcttttgtcccctttgcctttatacagaggaactatgcatgttctctgccaatccctaggtaccttaccctcttccatacatttattaaataatagcaccaaccactccagaactatgAAGGTACAGTAAACCCTCAGTTTATTGAACCTCTGCTCAATTGCCCCAGCAGATTTTGTCCCAGAAATACAGGACAAAATCTGCTGGGTCAGTTAATTTGGGAACAGACAAAGTTCATTGGTTATACAGTTCTGTCATTATGATCATGGGAAAACAATCTCTTCTATCCACCACAATTATCACCAGCTAACCCCAGAGTCTTAGAGATGGGTTGATCGTTTATTtttctcttgttccaaggaattgaACTTGTTCTTCCCTTTACTCAAACTCAATTGCCTCCTAATCCCCAGGCACTGAATGATATATATGTCTTTAATATAGAGATACAGTACATGGCATAATATGGATCTTAATAAATTCTGTGAACTATACGATAATATTTTTCTTGATTACCTGGTTTTATTCAGATAAATGGCTTAAAAAATGTGACTCGGAAAAGCATGTAGAATAAATCAGACAAAACATTGCTATTATTAAAGTTTAAATGCCAGTGCTGGATTAAATTGTCTTGTTCCAGTAACTTCTGCTGTTTTGATTAACAGTGGGAGGAGACATATTCCTGCTGAAATGTGCTTGGTTAAAAATACAGTGTGAAGTTATATTAGTACTCAAGTACTGTACAAGGGTTTTATGTATGCTCTGGTACAATATTGTACTTTGTAAAAGCTATCTTGACAGTATTTAAAGGAGAATTAAATTCTTGGTATATGTACAGTACTTAATACCATTTACCACCATTTTTTGTGAAATTGTTATGaaagtaacaacaataataatttatttttatatgtatgtaataCAGCTGATAAAGATCTAGTTGACATCGTTgttatactgtatagaaagctgttatgcaaagcatttcgagcCAATCGggttaatcttgttccccaggatgcgacccacaacagtctgctaacaccctattgctaggtgaacaagtgtggctggtggctaaagctcccgcttcacacacggagggcccgggttcgattcccggcgggtggaaacatttcgacacgtttccttacacctgttgtcctgttcacctagcagcaaataggtacctgggtgttagtcgactggtgtgggtcgcatcctgggggacaagattaaggaccccaatggaaataagttagacagtcctcgatgacgcactgactttcttgggttatcctgggtggctaaccctccggggttaaaaatccgaacaaaatcttatcttatcttatcttatctaacagcaagtgtaaggaaacatgcccagtgtttcacCCATGCTAGGGATTGATCCcagaccctcagtgtgtgagctgaggcagctgggatcgatgggataaagatagaaatgtttaaagtaggtggggatatagaaATGTttaaagtaggtggggatatagttttggagtggttggtgctattatt from Cherax quadricarinatus isolate ZL_2023a unplaced genomic scaffold, ASM3850222v1 Contig345, whole genome shotgun sequence encodes:
- the LOC128693541 gene encoding uncharacterized protein, with the translated sequence MVKKSVEVDEKYCIRRGGENFPGFCDDNSDVLEVTSVSCWHNVTSSSSALTLPLASSKTIMAHHLPPHMMGHSEGANHRRITTLKDSLAATRCRTSLSKIIFEPFVGKVIAGFIVFLIISSVEGAEGSHYNAAWLSGGSVKAHRGSSGVTVVRREAPESQVKSGEDDDNSAPKPSRSMSAAPTVKEIQGTTGGEETEEVTTQNHESADGQDQVSEKNMANRSDAGKSDAESIDEHKLMGDLKGISPEAVLRGFYVFVGVGTIVLLYILVKLLRLRRRRATRKYRVLSHSDDQEMFPLAADDGDDEEIYNAADHQTLK